The DNA segment CACCTTCAGCTTGCTTTAGTGGTGAAATAATTTTTCAGGCACACGTGGAGTATGAAACAGTTAAGCGACAATATGCACACGTTGACTGTCCAGGACATGCAGATTATGTTAAGGCAAGCTGtacaatttatttaattctgTTATGAAATAATTATGTTAAATCCTTTTGCAAATTTTGCAAGACAAGGTCATTGATGAACCAAGTTCACTTTTATACAGTATATCAATTTGTATATGCTAATTCTTGCTTTGTGAAATTATATATGTCCCATATACTTGGGCTCTTGGCTATTCTTATGAtcattaaaatcttgtttaccaataaaaaaaatgtgagtgTTTGCTTTATACATCTTTGATCTTTACGTCCCTTAATGACTATGTAAATAATAACATATTGGTTTGGATATGCTTAAAAATTTaggtgaaaatgaaaaaattagttcaacTAGCTTgttcttcacacacacacacaacagaCTGTCTGTTGTGTGTGTGCACACAGTctgttgtgtgtgtgtgaggcAATCTTATTTAAAGCACAGAGGAGCGCCACTAaaatacacaagaagtatataaTGGGGAGGATCCAAACTATatggaggaagagggagaacATAATTCTATGAAATCTAGAAAGCTAGAAAAATTGGAAAGAATTGAACAGAATGACTCTTAACTCAATCATTGTCGtttattaattttaagtaaTGTAGACTTTTATTAAGGTGAAAAGGGTGTTACCCTTGTACACAATTAGTATACAAGAGATCCACCTAACTAGCAAAAGGGAAAAGCACAAGGAATTCATGGAAagtataaaatatgaaaagtaGCATAATTTTGGACAACAATCCAATGCAAGAAGATTTGTAAAAAGCAAGACTTGGGCTCTGGCACGAATCTCTCACAATCCTTGGAATTGCAATCATTCTCTCTCTTGAAGACACCATAGTAAACATGACAAGACATTTTCCATCATAGTACATATGATGGTACTAAACTGACCTGTCCAACATGTACGGCACACAAGAAGGCATAACCCAATCTATCCCAAAAGTGCTAAAAATCATGTTCCATAAAAGGCTAGAACCTCAAATTGATGGGTACTAAATTGCATTGTCCTCTCGTAATCTTCATACGTCAAGCATTACATTCCTGCCAAATGTACCACATAAAACACAAGGTAACGATCCTTCAAACCTCTAGATTGCCATGGCTACCAAGTTGACTTCACCAACAAGCCATCCAGTTCACCACCCACCGTGCTGACGATGTATTTACACTCATAATTCCCCAGCCAACTATCCCTTATActtgggcttatgcctattcttatgatcaataaagtTTTGCTTAccgataaataaataaaaagaattccCCAGGCAACTCACAGCGAAGCAAAAGATGATCAATACATCATCCTTTCTACATGTTGCTTTCACGTACAACACCAGTCTATCACTGCGACAGTCCTCTTTCCCAAATTATCCACTGCTAGGATCTTTCCAATGGCTGCCATCCAAACAGGAATGCTACCCTTGACAACCCCTTCCTCTAAATGCTTATCCAAGGGAAAAAAGGGCAACGCTAGGGAGTAGCGCTTCGTAGAAAGATTTGATCTCAAAGGTATTTCTTCTAGAAGCGATCCAGCagattacttatcaaaaaaaaaaaagggttctaGCAGATTACTGCCTGAAAGAgtacaaaaaattaaagaaagaggAGATTAACTTCACATCCAATCATGTGGTGGTCTgataacttataaataaatcttGTGCTAATCTGATTAAAGTATAATCCATTGGTATCTAGTAGTAGAGACCTATAAATATTTTGCTATCAAGCATCTCTATAATAGGAGATGCTAAACAATGGCAGGAAAGTTGTCTTCAAAGATTGTCCTGCATAACAGATTGTGCCGAGTTTGAGCTTGGTTTCATCACCCACCTCAAATCTAACACATTGGGAtaatacccccccccccccgccccccccccttctcttccCTCATACTTCTCCACACCCCATCCGAAAGGCACACTCAGCTATTTTTCATTTGACTGTGATGCTATTCCACTTTGTATATCAGTTATATCTCAATGTCCATATTTATAGCATtgcatttctctttgtttaaaaaatttcatgCCCTCATGCACCTACCTCATTATTTGCAGAACATGATTACAGGTGCTGCACAGATGGATGGGGGTATTCTTGTCGTATCTGCCCCCGATGGGCTGATGCCACAGACCAAGGAGCATATTCTGCTTGCACGCAAGGTGTGCATCCTGCTGATGGCATCTCGTAACTTTTATCCACCATACTTTTTTAGCTcctcttgcatttttttttttttttttttttttttgtgcttttaGATCAACTATATGCAGATTTTTTAATGCATTTGTGCAGGCTGGTGTGCCATCACTTGTTTGTTTCCTAAATAAAGTTGATGATATAGACGATCCTGAGTTATTGGAGCTTGTGGAAATGGAGCTCCATGGTAGGATGGCCTTTTGAGAATTATTTCTTATGTATAAGCATTTTCCCTTCGGTTAATTTTGGTTCTAAGACAACTATTTCACCTAAGCTTTTTTATTTGGCAAAGCTTCTTAGCTTCTACAAGTTTCATGGGGTTGATATCACCATTGTTCAGGGTTCAGCTTTGTCTACCTTACAAGGTACAAATGAAGAGATAGGCAAAAAGGCTATCCTGAAATTAATGGAAGCTGTGGATGATTACATTCCTGACCCAGTACGGTAGCTTGACAAGCCTTTTCTAATGCCTATTGAAGATGTATTCTCAATTCAGGTAAAAGGACATCCATTGaacatcaatttgtaaattgcatttaatgaaaatgaattttttttatttacatgggATGTTTAAAAGTTTGCATTTGCTAAATGTTTCTTTCGGCATTCCATTTTCATGGTATGTTGATTCCAGTTGATCTATAAAATAGTTAAGTGAGTAAATAAGTTACTGTTTGTAAAATGTTGGCATTtatgtaattaaattattttatgaaaagccACTTTGGATGGAGATGCCTTTGTTTTTCAAgatttttgttagatattgctTGTGTCATAAACTGAAGATAGGTTCTTTGCTATTTTGCTTGTACACTTTATGAACAGAGTTGTTTCTAGGGAATTTCAACTtagctttaattatttttgtttgtttaaggGGCGTGGAACTGTTGCAACTGGACGCGTTGAACAAGGAACAATTAAAGTTGGCGAGGAAGTTGAGGTTTTGGGGTTAAGGTAGGTAAGTGTGTAATCATTTTTGGTTGTCTTGTTTGTGTATAATGCTTGGGAAGCACCTCTCAGGAATTGGCTGATGATATCCGCTTTCTAATCTGCTAATGATTCTGCTATTACTAATGGGACTGTACCTCTGTTTAGTTTAAATTGGCTTCGAACGTGACCTCTTTAGATTTTTGTTGTCAAAATCTATACTTCGAATTTCTGATTGTAAAATTGTCTTTTTATTTCCATACTCTATGCAGAGCGGTCCTTTAAAAACCACAGTCACTGGTGTTGAAGTgttcaaaaaaatattggaCCAAAGACAAGTAAGTGATTGATAATACCTTGAGCTATACATAGTTACATAGGGTCTTGCACTGCTCATATTGGATTAATGGCTGGTTTGTAAATGATAATAGGTCGGTGACAATGTGGGTCTTCTTCTACGTGGTCTAAAACGGGAGGATATCAAACGTGGTCAGGTGAGTTGCATGTCAAGTTTTTGAAGAACTGTAAATGCTGGACCCTTTGGCAACATGCATAATTCATATGTTACTTTAAGTAGTTTATTTAGATCCCAAAATGCACTTTTGCGTATTTTTACCAAATCTTCTGTCCAACTTCTTGGCATATTTTATGAAACTtaatttaatcacttgattctAATTCAAATTTAAGCGGTATCCTATACAGATTGATTTCAATATGTTCactttcataattataaataacataaattgtGTGCTTCACCTGATTAACAGTTTGATCAATGGTGCATGTGACTACCTCACTGAAtctaaaaattttgtgaatgcaGGCACGTGCTTGTTAAATTTTTGTTATGAAATCAACTTTGAGATATGATGTGGATTATGTGGTATTGAATAGTGAAGATTATTATTATCAAAGGAAGCTTGACTATCtttgtttcttattttataGTTAATTGCCAAGCCTGGTACTGTTAAAACATACACGAAATTCGAGGCTGAGATATATGTACTTACAAAGGATGAAGGTGGACGCCATACGGCCTTCTTCTCAAATTACATGCCTCAGTTTTATCTGAGGGCCACAGATATCACTGGCAAAGTTGAATTGCCTGAAAATGTTAAGATGGTTATGCCTGGTGACAATGTGACTGCAGTATTTGACCTGATTTCACCCGTTCCTCTTGAACCAGGTGTGTCCAACTTAATTTCATCTAGGAAAAGTGAATGTAAAGGAGTTACTTGTATGTTGATCTTTCTTAGGAACTATGAAACGTGTGACATAACTTTACTCTTGCGAAAAGCACTGTGCCTTCAACGTTTGTCGCATATCACTATGCAATgtcttaataatattaatttttcattacAATATATTTATTGGTGTGCATACTGGAGTATTTTTTAATCATGCACACACCTTAAAGTTTAAACATGTAGGACCCTGTGAATTTGTATTACATCAATTATGGTCATTGAATAGATTGTTTCCttgatttcttttcatttgaatgCATTCTTAATTGCATGCTGGAAATCTTTTTACTATACCCTTCATATATGAGAATATTCATATTggttatgtcatgtcatgttactTTCACACGAGAGTAGACTTGCTTTATAATGTTGCCTCTTCTtttatttcaatgaaattttgtttactgataaaaaataaaaaaatcatgttgTCTAACTTGTTAGTGGCTAATTAGGAATTGAATTGTGTCTCATAATTGACAGACTGAATCGAACTCATGTTAAACGTTTTTAGTTCTGTACACAGAATAATGGGCACAAAAAGATTCCTTCATGTTGAcctttttgttaattttattaattcaattgAATCTGATAATTAGTTACTTGAATATTTACCCGGGACAAAATAGGCAAACAGCAGTTGGCATTCATGTGCTGTCAGTGAACGTTCTGCCTTTCAGTACTAGGGTTGTGTATCAGACCATCAGTTCTATCCATGTGAAGTCTGTGAGTCTGTGACATGCATAATGCCTACAATGGATGATGCCATGGCATGCATTTTTCTTATCAGTAGCATGGCATGCATTTAACATTTTCGTTACGAATGTAATATCATGAATGGTAGATGCAGGGAGActatatttcttatttactaatCTTCACACTTGGATAATATGCATGATCCTATGCATTTAACTGCATGGAAATGCAGAAACACAATCAAAGCATTCAGCTTGTTACACCACAGAGAAAATTGTTTAGAATCCATGCTATCGATTAAAGTGCTAATGTATGAAGGTCTCTAACAAATCCTCCTTCTTCTACTTAGACTTTCTTCTAATAAAGTGCTATTTACTGATCTTCACACTTGTCAATTTAGACTTTCTTGAGATTTCCCTTTTTCATAATACTTGTGTCATCCTTGTTGAGTCTAAAAAAATAGTAGATGGTCTTACTCATTTCTTGTTTTGAATTTAACAGGACAAAGGTTTCCCTTGAGAGAGGGAGGTAGAACAGTTGGTGCAGGTGTAGTTTCAAAAGTATTGAGCTGAGTTGACACTCCTTGATTcttcagtttttttatttttttcattagcaaagtgagaaacaaaaaaacatgGCTGTTATCTCCTGGATTTGGATACACATGCCAAGCGGTTGTTCCTTTCCTAGTCCACACTAGATGAATATTTTCTAGTGGGATGCAATTGAGTAAAATTAAAAAGGTAGTTGATCTTTGATTGAATTCTATCCTTAGAAAATAATCAGTTGATCAAGGTTGATCGATGCATTGTATTGCAGACTCTGAGGCCCACataattatcatcatcatcattattctCTTGCATTGTTTATGATTTAAAATTATAGGTATGGATGGTGTTTTGCCTTCACGCCAACCTTTTTTGAATGATATGTATATTTTATGCAAAAATAGGAATCACAATTACGCATCAGAATTAGGATCAGCATGCGGCGCAATTGCACCATGGAATACAAATTCATCTCAAATCAATCATTGATTGAatctattacttttttaattttcataaaaaaacaaaaaaagaaagttaaactcatctcaactaacTTCATATATTTACACACATCTTAAcctatttatattcaaatacgTCTcaataagatttataaaatattactatttacagatcaaTTAATTGATCTGAAatcatctcaacattcaaacgcaGCCTAAAAGTTGAACATTAGGTCTTCTCTTAGAGATGCCGGAGTGGAATGTATTTTTTCAATCCCACAAAACCATATTTTGTGTTTAACACTAACGACTGAATTAAGTTCTCGGGAGAGAGTGAAATATGTGAGTGCGACTTGATGATGATTAGTTGTGCAAATGGTTGCCGCCGAACTTTGCTGCTACAACCAATTAATTTAGGTTTTTTTTCAACTACTGCCAATTAATTTAAGCCATGAACCAAAAAAAGCTCAGAAACCAAAAGCGTAGTGTAGTTCGAAGAAACAAGAATTGAAAGCTAAAAAGTCCTTGGTTCGACATACAAAACTGTACGGAAAGTTAATACAATATTTTAGCTCTAGTACCAGGCCATATATTACCTTCCTAATgccaaaattacaatcccatTAACTTCGACAACTAGCTAAGTGGTGATCATCTCAAGCAACCCTAATGAGCTTGAACCTGGTATGATCTTAACCAACCTTTGCTATATAGCATTTAAAATGACAATCACACCCCTTTTAAGATGTTCTCCTAACCAGTAGAACTTTCTAGAgattatacctttttttttttaaatttttttaccatggATGATCATTGGTCATGCAAACTTCAGCATTGCCACTACCATCAAAGCTGCAGTTTCAAAGTAAATCTCCTTCATGCACTCATCCACTCTCCTCATCATTTGCTCTTCCTTCAAGCCCAACTTTCCAGCATTCTTGCTGATAAATACAATCGTATCTCTTAGTTTGTTCACTGTGCATGAGAGCCAAACCAGTCCAAACCCAAATCCCGTGCTCAAGAGTTTTGATGCACAGAACAAAACCTTCCCACAAGCTAATTTGCTGACGACAGAGAAAAGTACAGCGAGGCCAGTCCCAGCAATTCCAGCAGAAAATTGCATCAAGAGCTCAGGAAGCTCTGGGCTAGATTTCTTTAGAGAAAGGAGTGCTGTTTTTCCATTGTATCTCTTGTTAACCATTAATGATAGAAGGGTCTCACATGCATGGAAGTAGTTCTTCTTGTGTATATCCCTCTCTCTACCTACTTTCctattgtttttcttctttggtgATGGCTTGACCTTGAATTTCTCAGAACTGTTAAGAATGTGACAAGCAGCATCAACAAATGATGTGTTAATACTTGAGCAAATAAAATTGCTGGAAGTTAAGTTCATGTGTTCTCACCCAACTAATTcaattacaataaatatttagtttGTGGGGAAACACATCGTTTacttaaaaaagttttataagaCAGTTATTCACTTAAAATTAAAGCAATGAATGCatgcaaatataaaatatgaaataccAGTATCGATGTATACCCAAATCAGTATAAAATACATcattcacttaaaaaaaaaaattgatacgtACATTGTTCACTTAAAATTAAAGCAATGAATGCATGcacatataaaatatgaaatgccAGTAGTAATGTGTCAATAGCCATGTCAACactaaaaatgagaaaaaatagagCTAATTAGTTTTGgttcacaaataaaaaaatctttaatgtttttagaaatgaaaacaatacaTGGATAAAACTTGTGTTTGACTAGATGATTGCTATTTTTATTTGCCatttactaaaaaataaatattcctGTTTTCTAAGAACACCAAATGGAATTTTCAATTGTTTCAAGCAGTTGTTCCTAAATACCtttcaaaacatggaaaacaaCCTATTCATTGACGACTAACTTGCAACAATTTTGAACTTCCCCATCCAAATATTATCATCGCATTGATGAAAAGCATGTGTATTGCACAATGGAGATGTAGTGCACAATGATGCACCAGCTGGACAGCCCATACTGGCATGGGACCATAAAGAGATTGGAGAACAAAATGTTCATTATGATAGAGTTGAGAAGGTGGGAAGATGCGGTAGAGATGGTGTTTTGGTACATCCAAGTAGCAAAGTTGTTGAAGGTGAAGATTATGAATGAAGGAGGTGTGGATCTATGAAATATGGAATTGGGTACTTCTGTGGGGAACCCAATAATCCAGAACCCATAACCATTACCCACTGTGTAATATGCAGACTGGCATAGATTTTTAGTATCGTTTTCACCTTCTAGATAGGTGTATCTCTTGCAAACTCCATGTGCACTTGAGTTGTACCTTTTGGTCTATCAATAAAGATTCGTGTTTGGGAAGTGAGATGtgacatctcatctcatctcaaaacttctcataatttccttctcaaacatcattcaaacacaaaataccTTTCAATCTcaaatctttaactttttcatctaatcattatctaatcattaaaacttatccaaacttccaaacaaaacacaaaaaaaatacaactttttcaaattgcaaaacaaaaactatattaaaaaattatattcaaacaatttttaactttgtaatatttttattcagctttttctctccttcccaaaaacctaataaaacattataactcaaatcatttcactattattcataaaattctcatctcatctcatttcctaaACATACActtactataatttaaaaaaaaaaaaaagatttcaaatgAAAGTCAAAACTTCATAAGTGGACTTGAATGAATTTCTGGATTGGGAAATCAAATTTGGGATGTAGTTTTAGCTTTCACTGCTTAAACCATTGTTTTCCATTTGTTATTATCCAAACATCTTTTCAGGGCCTTATTTTCTGAAGAAGAATAAAGTTATATTCTTCCAAAAACATTTaggtataaaaacaaaaactaacaaGAAACAGCTCTGTTCTCATGCTCAAAACATGTTTAAGATAACTTTCAGGTAATAGATAAATCAGGCTCATAACTATGAAGAAACCAAATTAATGTTGTATACATCTTCAAATGGGCAACAGTTGTAGCTTGAAGCTTTAAAGAAGACCCCTGAACATTGGCAACTGCTTCATTGCTTTCCAGCCTGGACAATAAAATGATCAATGAGGACTTcatgtagaataattttttttaacaagtgaCTTTAGGCAGAACaatgataattgaagatgataaaaagaaatacaaaatcaTAAAGGACACCCATTGCTGTcaatttaaacacaacataTTAAGTTCATTCAAtcaattacttatcaaaaaaaaaaaaaaaaaaaaagctcattCAATCAATTTAAGAAAAGAGTTCTAACTACATCTAATCCACTAAAACAATTCATTTAGAAGCAGTATACTTTTTTCTACGTTCATAGAATATATGATAGTTTGAAACTTAAAGGGGAAAGTGCAATGCAAAGCCCAAACAATTTTGACTTAACACTGCAGATCCACGAACAATGTCGCAAAGTAGAAGAGGTTCGAGCATGGCATAATTCATGCAATAATTTCCATTGTTTCTGCTGCTCAATGTACTCAAAAAGTATAAAACGTTTCTTATCATAACATTATTCActgatgaattgactcaaaatGGGTCAAACATCTGGTAATAGTAAAGTGTAAACCAAGTTTCTACAGGTAATATAAACTCAAAGACTCTAATCAAGGCAGACAAGGACCAGGATAGTCAAGCCACATGGGGATGTCTTTTTAAATAGATGCTCATGTAGTTATTATATGATGTCAACCCAATCAAGAGGTTGTCAGTAGATTAGAGAAAGTAGAATTCGTCACTTGATACATGAGCTAAATTAACTAAAGAATAGTCATCAAATCCAGCAAAATGTACAGAGAACACTcatgataaaatgaaattaaatcgATTATAAACAATGAAATTAGATAGTAGGACCAAGACAACCACTCACAAAACATTTACACACAAATGTGAATGTATATAGGATATTATGCATGTAAAATCAATTGCATTttt comes from the Carya illinoinensis cultivar Pawnee chromosome 8, C.illinoinensisPawnee_v1, whole genome shotgun sequence genome and includes:
- the LOC122317966 gene encoding LOW QUALITY PROTEIN: elongation factor Tu, mitochondrial (The sequence of the model RefSeq protein was modified relative to this genomic sequence to represent the inferred CDS: substituted 2 bases at 2 genomic stop codons) codes for the protein MPMASLLLRNPNSKRLLPFSSQLNCCCVGSSAHSSLSDYISRNDRVSALNSWWRSMATFTRTKRHVNVGTIGHVDHGKTTLTAAITKVLAEEGKAKAIAFDEIDKAPEEKKRGIPIAMAHVEYETVKRQYAHVDCPGHADYVKNMITGAAQMDGGILVVSAPDGLMPQTKEHILLARKAGVPSLVCFLNKVDDIDDPELLELVEMELHGRMLLSFYKFHGVDITIVQGSALSTLQGTNEEIGKKAILKLMEAVDDYIPDPVRXLDKPFLMPIEDVFSIQGRGTVATGRVEQGTIKVGEEVEVLGLRXSGPLKTTVTGVEVFKKILDQRQVGDNVGLLLRGLKREDIKRGQLIAKPGTVKTYTKFEAEIYVLTKDEGGRHTAFFSNYMPQFYLRATDITGKVELPENVKMVMPGDNVTAVFDLISPVPLEPGQRFPLREGGRTVGAGVVSKVLS